The genomic region CATCGTGGGTTCTCATCTTATGAAAAAACGGCGTTCCGTAATGAGCCAATGTGGGATCTTGCTATTCAATTAAAAACTATCGCTCCTGATCTTCCGATCATCAACGACCCTAGCCATATCTGTGGTAACCGTGAGCTTATCCCTTACGTAACACAAAAAGCAATGGATATGGATATGCAAGGTTTGATCATCGAGTCGCATATTGACCCATCTGTGGCATGGACAGACGCGAAACAACAAGTAACGCCTGCAGCTTTGTCGGATTTATTAGATTCTATCTCCGTGCGTAAGCCTGAGTCTGACAACCCTGCTTTCGAAGATAAATTATCAGAACTACGTGGTCAAATCGATAAACTTGACGACCAAATCATCAAACAAATCGGCGATAGAATGAAGATTGCTGAGAAAATTGGTGAGTTCAAAAGAGATAATAATGTAACTATCCTTCAGGTTAGTCGTTGGGATGAAATCGTTCAAAAACGCGTTTCTCTTGCAAAAGCATTAAACTTAGGCGAAGAATTTACAGTGAAATTCTTAGAGTTATTGCACAATGAGTCAATCCGCAAACAAAACGAAATCATGAACGCTAAATCTGTTGCGGAGGCATAATGACAACAGAGAAATTGATATTATCACATCAATCAAAAACTATTAGAGGCACGGTTCAACTTACTGGCTCCAAGTCAGAGAGCAACCGTGCTCTTATTATCCGCGCTTTGAGCGAGGGTATCGTCAAAGTAGAAAATCTCTCCGAAGCCGCTGATACCGTTACATTGGAAGCAGCGCTGGAAATCGCAAAGACAGGATCTGAAGAGTTTAAGACTATTGACATCGGACCGGCAGGCACCGCCATGCGCTTCTTAACATCCTACTTAAACCTAGTAAAAGGCAACTTTATACTAACGGGAACCGAGCGCATGCAGCAGCGTCCGATCGGCATCCTTGTCGATGCGTTGAAAACCATCGGTGCTGATATACATTACGAGAAGAAAGCGGGCTTTCCACCTCTGAAAATCGAAGGGGGTATGTTCCAAAACAAAGAGCAGGTCGCTATACAAGGAAATATATCGAGCCAATACATCTCTTCGCTCCTATTGATTGCTTCCTCCTTGAAGAAAGGTTTGACGATCAATATCGAAGGTGAACTGACATCGAGACCCTATGTGACGATGACGCTCGAAATGCTGAAAGAAGCCAGGATACAATACGATTTTCAGGAACAAAGCATTGCGATCGAGAAGCAGGATTTCCAACCCGCTACCATTTATGTGGAACCGGACTGGAGTGCCGCATCCTATTGGTATGCCATGGTCGCTTTGGCACAGGAAGCTCATATTGTGCTCCCGGGATTGAAACAGCATAGCTTGCAAGGGGACTTTGCCATCACCGACATCATGACGCACTTTGGTGTGACTTCGACCTTTGAGAAAGACGGCTTGCATTTACGTAAATCAGGTCTGATTTCTAAAAAATCTTTATTCGATTTCAAAGAATGCCCTGATCTCGCACAAACGGTAGTGGTTGTTGCCGCTGCATTGCGGAAAGATACCTCGTTCACGGGCCTTGAAACTTTAAAAATCAAAGAAACGGACCGCATCCTGGCTTTACAGCAAGAGATCGGCAAGTTCGGTGCAGAATTAATTGCTGACGGTGAGGTTTATCACCTCAAGACGGGCAAGGTATTCGAGCCGGAACAAATCAGTATCGCAACGTATGAAGATCATCGCATGGCTATGGCCTTCGCACCGCTTGCGTTAGTTTTCGATCAAATAACTATAGAAGAACCGGAAGTGGTGGAGAAATCATACCCTTCGTTCTGGAAACACCTTGCTGAGCAGGGTTTTAAAATCGTGGAATAAGGCATATTATTCCACGATTTACACCTTTTTATTACGTTCAATTTTTTATATTTACGAGCATTTACAAATTATGGCAGGAAACACTTTCGGGGATATTTTCAAGATCAGCACTTTCGGCGAATCACATGGTGCAGCAATCGGCGTTATACTAGATGGCTGTCCGCCTTTGGTCGAAATTGATGAAGAATTTATTCAATCTGAACTCGACAAACGCCGACCAGGACAATCGAAGATTACGACCCAACGCAAGGAAAGTGATACTGCACAGATTCTATCTGGCGTATTTGAAGGCAAATCTACAGGCACGCCAATAGCCATTGTTATTTCTAACGAGGACCAACGATCGAAGGACTATTCGCATATCCAAGACAAGTTCCGCCCCTCTCACGCAGACTATACTTACCAAACGAAGTATGGCATACGTGATTATCGCGGCGGTGGCCGCTCCTCGGCGAGAGAAACTGCAGCACGCGTTGCTGCTGGCGCTATTGCCAAGCTTTTCCTAAAACAACGTGGCATTGAAATATTTGCGCACGTTTCTGGCGTAGGAAAACTCGAAGCACCGAATTTGGACAGCTCGGATTTGACACAACTTTTAGCACGTCGCGAAAGCAATATCGTGCGTTGTGCTGACCCAGCTACAGCGGCTGAAATGACGGAATTTATCGATCAAGTACGCAAGAATGGCGACACGGTAGGTGGTAGAATCAATACGATCATCCGCAATGTCCCGGTAGGTCTTGGCGAACCGGTTTTCGATAAATTGCACGCCGATTTAGCCAAAGCCATGATGAGCATCAATGCGGTACACGGATTCGAATACGGCTCGGGCTTCGACGGATCGCAAATGCTAGGATCAGAACACAACGATATATTTGTAAATCAGGATTCGAAAATTAAAACATTAACCAATTTTTCAGGAGGCATTCAAGGCGGTATTTCCAATGGTATGGATATCACCTTCAAAACAGCTTTCAAACCTGTTGCAACCATCATGAGAGATCAAGCAACGATCAATGAGCAAGGCGACGACACAACAATATCTGGCAAAGGTCGTCACGACCCATGTGTTGTTCCGCGTGCGGTAATCATTGTCGAAGCTATGGCTGCATTGGTAATCGCTGACCACCTCTTAAAATATGAAGCTTATCATAATGCCAAGTAACGAACTTATCCTTTCTTGCGATATTGGCGGAACACACATTACCTCCGCCATTGTCGACAGTAGTAACTGGACAATCTTAGAAGAAACTATCACCCGCTCGCATGTAAATTCGAAAGCAGATGCTAAATCGATTTTACAAGAATGGACGAACAACATGAAGGCCTGTTTATCCAGAATCGATAACCCTGTTCAGGCCATCGGTATTGCTGCTCCCGGCCCATTCGATTATGAAAACGGCATCCCCTTGATGAAAGGACAATCCAAATACGACGAGCTTTATCAGATGCCGGTAACAGAACCCATCAAAGAACTTATCGGAAACGAAAACCTTGATATATTATATATCAACGATGCCGCTGCTTTCTTGCAAGGCGAAGTATATGGTTGTGGTTTAGAAAATGAAGATTGCATCTTAGGAATCACCTTAGGAACAGGATTAGGATCCGCCGTATGGAATAACGGCGAAAAAGCCTTTGATGCCGACCTATGGAACAGCCCCTACCAAGACGACATCTTTGAAGAATACTTAGTAACACGCTGGTTTATCAAGCGGTTCAAAGAACTGACCGGGCTTGAAGAGTCAGGTCTTCGTGAGATTCTGGAGAAGCATGCAGAGCGTGCTGAAACCAAACAACTGCTAGCAGAATATCGCGACCAGCTGCTCGACTTCCTTTTATTCTTCAGCAAGAAATACAATTGCCATCAATTTATTATTGGCGGAAACATCAGTAAGGCATGGGACAAAATATTTCCAGATAAGCGTCTATTGAGCCATTATAAAATCGAAATAGGCAAATTCCAAGAACAGGCAGCCATTATCGGAGCTGCGAGCCTATTCAATAACTAAAATCCTTTTCAGAAAAAATTAAAATAAACGAGCTGCATTGATACCATCATCTGCAGCTCGCTTTGTTATTCGATAGGAAGAGCTCCGGACTCAAAGCAGAGACAGCCTTTCTTTAAGCCTATCAAACCCAATGCATAGCCCTTTCCAAGCGGCTCTGAATTGGGTTTACATTGGGTTTGAAAGGGCTTTACAATGGGTTTGACTAAAAGAAGGGTTGATTTTGTCTTCTATCTGGTCTGAACCCAGAAAGGAAGGATTTAAGGATTATCAGGATCTGGTCTAACGAATAGACACTTACCACTTCCTACTATGAAGATGAGTAAGATCCCGCCGCTCTTTAAATCCTTCCTTTCCTGGCTCGAGACAAACTCTCCCTTTCTTTTCTGGTTTGAAACGAAACCAGACAATTTCTAACAAAAAAAAGCTGTCTTTTCAGACAGCTTCTCATTTTTACAATTTATTTATTTTATGAAAATAATGGCGGGTACTCGTTTGGCCGGCTTTCCGTCATAATCTTGTAGGCAGCTTCTACAACATCGTCAACCGCTGGTTTGGTGAAATAATCACCGTCAGAACCATATGGAGGGCGATGTGCTTTTGCTGTCAAAGTTCTAGGTTGGCTATCTAAGAGATAGTATCCACCCTGAACTTCCAGAATCTCGTGTAATATATAAGATGATGCACCTCCAGGGAAGTCTTCATCTACGATGAGCAATCTATTTGTTTTTTCTAAGGATGCTTTGCAGAGATGATCCTGATCGAATGGCGCTAAACACTGCGCATCGACGATCTCGATGGATATACCCAGTTTCTCTAGTTCCAAGGCTGCTTCCTGCACGATACGCAAGGTTGAGCCATAAGATACCACCGTAATGTCCGAACCCTCACGGAGCAGCTCTGCTTTTCCGATTGGAACGGTAAATTCACCTACGTTATGCGGCATCTTTTCTTTCAAACGGTAGCCGTTCAAGCATTCTACAACCAACGCAGGTTCATCCGCATTCAATAGCGTATTGTACATTCCGGCCGCTTGAGTCATATTTCTCGGCACGCAGATGTGCATGCCTCGAAGTCCTCCCAAAAGCACCGACATCGGTGATCCGGAGTGCCAAATACCTTCTAAACGGTGACCACGCGTGCGCACGATCAAAGGCGCTCTTTGACGACCCTTTGTTCTATAGCTTAGACTGGCGAGATCATCGCTCAATACCGGCATCGCGTAGATCAGATAATCTAGATACTGTATCTCAGCAATCGGGCGGAACCCACGTATAGCAAGACCTAAGCCTTTACCAATGATTGCAGACTCGCGTATCCCTGTATCGAAAATCCGCTGCGATCCAAACTCATCCTGCAGGCCGGCAAAACCTTGATTGACATCGCCGATTTTACCTACGTCTTCTCCAAAAGCAATTAATCGGGCATCGCGTTCGAAGTTTGCTCTAAAGCAAGCGTTCAACACTTCACGACCATCTACAATCGGCGACTTATCGTCGATCTCGGCGTCGATCTTCTGAACCTTCAGTGGCGAGTATTTGGTATCAGTAAATAACTTATCGTTGAAGCGGCTGTGATTTACTCGCTGCTTCTCTTGGTACCAGGCTAATAATTCGGCTTTCCCTTCGAGCTCGATGCCTCTCAGATCGCGAATAACGCGTCGGATATTGACATATACCTCTTTTAAGGATAAGTCCGATATAGACAATAAGGTCTTTAAAGGCAATTCCACCGCATGGTGATTTAGCTTTTCTAATAAGGCGATGCCTTCATCTAAATCTACCTGTAAAGTTTTTCGGTAATCAGACCAAGCCCTCTTTTGTTCCTGACGAACAAAATCTTTCATTTCCGACTCGATTTCCTTTAACTCTTCATCGCTCGCTAGGCCGGATTCGAGCAACCAGTCGCGCATGCGCTGATTACAATCGAACTCGGTTTCCCAGTTCAATCGATCTTGATCTTTATATCGTTCGTGCGAGCCCGAGGTTGAATGTCCTTGTGGCTGCGTAATATCTGTTACATGAACTATGCAGGGTTGATGCTGCGTTCGTGCAAATTCTGCTGCTTTCTCATAAACTTCACAAAGTCCGGCATAATCCCAGCCTTTGACACGGAAGATTTCATAGCCTGCCCCCGCTTCATCACGCTGGAACCCACGAAGGACCGATGAAATATCGCCTTTGGTGGTCTGCACCTCATTTGGAACGGAAATACCATAACCATCATCCCAAATGGAGATAACAACAGGAATCTGTTTTACGCCTGCGGCATTAACGGTTTCCCAGAATACCCCTTCGGAGGTCGCTGCATTACCGATTGTACAAAAGACAACTTCTTCCCCATCTTTGGAGAATTTCGCCTTGTGCGAAAGATTTGGATTATCCTTATAAAGTTTGGATGCAAGGCCTAGCCCAAGAATACGCGCCATCTGCCCTCCTGTGGTGGAGATATCCGAGACCGTATTATATTGTTGGGTTTGATCAATCCATTCGCCGTCATCATCCACTAAGGGCATTGCGAAATGGGCAACCATTTGGCGGCCTGCAGAGGATGTATCGGCTTCAATAGTAGGATTTGCATACAGTTGAGAAAAGAAATGGTAGACAGTGCTTATGTTTAAAGCAAATGCCAATGTTTGATCTCTGTAATATCCGGAACGCCAGTCTCCAGGTTTGAACACCTTAGCTAAAGCGATTTGCGCGAGTTCTTTTCCATCACCAAAAATACCAAATTTAGCCTTACCAGTAAGGACTTCTTTCCTTCCTAGTAGACTAACAAAACGGCTTTGTACAGCTAGTTTATAATCGGCAATCAGCAATTCGCGGAACTCTTCGTAGCTCATTTTAGCTGAGTTAAACTGCACTGGTCGTGTCGTATTTGTTTCTGACATCTATGCGTTTGTTTTTTAACAAAAGTAAGCATTTTAACCCGTTTATCTTACCCTATTTCCGGGAAAACAGAGGAAAGTTGACTTGTTGGTCGTTCTTTTATCCAATAATCACTACTTTTAGCCGTATTTTAATTTTATATGAGCACGATACATTTTTTTGATGCTAACGGAGGCGCAGGAAATTTAGGCGATTTAGAAAAAACAATCGTCTTAAATAAATTAATGGAAACAGAATTAGCGGAAAGAGATTCGAAATGGATTGCAGATTTCCTTCGAGTGATTGACGAGGCTAACCTTAAGGTTGGCGATCCGGAAATCATGATGAGCAATGACGGCTTCCCTTATTTTAACCTGAGAACGATTGAAGAGGGAGAGAACTTCCAGGCCTTCGTGATCAAGCAAAAGCTACCGACAATTTTAGGTAATGGTTTCGGTGTATCCATCAATGCACATAAACCGAACCCGGACTGGATCTTCACCTATGGCGATTTATCCAATCTGCAAATCAATAATGAGTTTTATACAGACGAGCATCTCTTTTCTAAAAACACTGGAAATTTTGCATTAGGCAAAGACGAGCAAGTTTTGGTGGGACAGCCATCCGAAGCGATACTTCCAGCTTTTGTACGTCAGCAATTACGCGAATACTTACAATATAACGGTGTCAAAATGCCGAAGATTATGCTGATTGCCAGAAATTATGAAGACGAAGCGAACGTGACGCAAGACTTAGTAATCAACGTTACTCCGAAGAATTTTGCAAATGAAAAGGAATACGAACAAGCGATGAATAGCATCTCTTGGTTCCTACCAAGACACTATTCGATTGTCGGAATGGATGAAAATGCAATCCCTTCGGGATTTGAGTTATTATAAGAATAAATGATTTGCCGAGGATGGGGCACTCTTCCCATCTTGGCAGATCTAAGAAGACATATCTACCAAAAAAGATTGTTAATATTTAAGATCATATTTATTTAAGGATGTATTTATTTAATGTAAGGGTTTACGGGATTCTAGTCAATGAGCATGGTGAAGTTCTGA from Sphingobacterium sp. BN32 harbors:
- a CDS encoding chorismate mutase; translation: MKHSLDILPLNSWIEIGDKPLIIAGPCSAETEEQLVSTAHLLANTGKVNVLRAGIWKPRTRPGEFEGIGSIGLEWMKRAKEETGLLTATEVATAKHVEEALAAGIDILWVGARSTANPFTVQEIADALQGVDVPVLVKNPVNPDLSLWIGALERINRAGIKKLAAIHRGFSSYEKTAFRNEPMWDLAIQLKTIAPDLPIINDPSHICGNRELIPYVTQKAMDMDMQGLIIESHIDPSVAWTDAKQQVTPAALSDLLDSISVRKPESDNPAFEDKLSELRGQIDKLDDQIIKQIGDRMKIAEKIGEFKRDNNVTILQVSRWDEIVQKRVSLAKALNLGEEFTVKFLELLHNESIRKQNEIMNAKSVAEA
- the aroA gene encoding 3-phosphoshikimate 1-carboxyvinyltransferase, which encodes MTTEKLILSHQSKTIRGTVQLTGSKSESNRALIIRALSEGIVKVENLSEAADTVTLEAALEIAKTGSEEFKTIDIGPAGTAMRFLTSYLNLVKGNFILTGTERMQQRPIGILVDALKTIGADIHYEKKAGFPPLKIEGGMFQNKEQVAIQGNISSQYISSLLLIASSLKKGLTINIEGELTSRPYVTMTLEMLKEARIQYDFQEQSIAIEKQDFQPATIYVEPDWSAASYWYAMVALAQEAHIVLPGLKQHSLQGDFAITDIMTHFGVTSTFEKDGLHLRKSGLISKKSLFDFKECPDLAQTVVVVAAALRKDTSFTGLETLKIKETDRILALQQEIGKFGAELIADGEVYHLKTGKVFEPEQISIATYEDHRMAMAFAPLALVFDQITIEEPEVVEKSYPSFWKHLAEQGFKIVE
- the aroC gene encoding chorismate synthase; this translates as MAGNTFGDIFKISTFGESHGAAIGVILDGCPPLVEIDEEFIQSELDKRRPGQSKITTQRKESDTAQILSGVFEGKSTGTPIAIVISNEDQRSKDYSHIQDKFRPSHADYTYQTKYGIRDYRGGGRSSARETAARVAAGAIAKLFLKQRGIEIFAHVSGVGKLEAPNLDSSDLTQLLARRESNIVRCADPATAAEMTEFIDQVRKNGDTVGGRINTIIRNVPVGLGEPVFDKLHADLAKAMMSINAVHGFEYGSGFDGSQMLGSEHNDIFVNQDSKIKTLTNFSGGIQGGISNGMDITFKTAFKPVATIMRDQATINEQGDDTTISGKGRHDPCVVPRAVIIVEAMAALVIADHLLKYEAYHNAK
- a CDS encoding ROK family protein; the protein is MKLIIMPSNELILSCDIGGTHITSAIVDSSNWTILEETITRSHVNSKADAKSILQEWTNNMKACLSRIDNPVQAIGIAAPGPFDYENGIPLMKGQSKYDELYQMPVTEPIKELIGNENLDILYINDAAAFLQGEVYGCGLENEDCILGITLGTGLGSAVWNNGEKAFDADLWNSPYQDDIFEEYLVTRWFIKRFKELTGLEESGLREILEKHAERAETKQLLAEYRDQLLDFLLFFSKKYNCHQFIIGGNISKAWDKIFPDKRLLSHYKIEIGKFQEQAAIIGAASLFNN
- a CDS encoding thiamine pyrophosphate-dependent enzyme, translated to MSETNTTRPVQFNSAKMSYEEFRELLIADYKLAVQSRFVSLLGRKEVLTGKAKFGIFGDGKELAQIALAKVFKPGDWRSGYYRDQTLAFALNISTVYHFFSQLYANPTIEADTSSAGRQMVAHFAMPLVDDDGEWIDQTQQYNTVSDISTTGGQMARILGLGLASKLYKDNPNLSHKAKFSKDGEEVVFCTIGNAATSEGVFWETVNAAGVKQIPVVISIWDDGYGISVPNEVQTTKGDISSVLRGFQRDEAGAGYEIFRVKGWDYAGLCEVYEKAAEFARTQHQPCIVHVTDITQPQGHSTSGSHERYKDQDRLNWETEFDCNQRMRDWLLESGLASDEELKEIESEMKDFVRQEQKRAWSDYRKTLQVDLDEGIALLEKLNHHAVELPLKTLLSISDLSLKEVYVNIRRVIRDLRGIELEGKAELLAWYQEKQRVNHSRFNDKLFTDTKYSPLKVQKIDAEIDDKSPIVDGREVLNACFRANFERDARLIAFGEDVGKIGDVNQGFAGLQDEFGSQRIFDTGIRESAIIGKGLGLAIRGFRPIAEIQYLDYLIYAMPVLSDDLASLSYRTKGRQRAPLIVRTRGHRLEGIWHSGSPMSVLLGGLRGMHICVPRNMTQAAGMYNTLLNADEPALVVECLNGYRLKEKMPHNVGEFTVPIGKAELLREGSDITVVSYGSTLRIVQEAALELEKLGISIEIVDAQCLAPFDQDHLCKASLEKTNRLLIVDEDFPGGASSYILHEILEVQGGYYLLDSQPRTLTAKAHRPPYGSDGDYFTKPAVDDVVEAAYKIMTESRPNEYPPLFS